A single genomic interval of Oncorhynchus mykiss isolate Arlee chromosome 13, USDA_OmykA_1.1, whole genome shotgun sequence harbors:
- the LOC118938143 gene encoding serine/arginine-rich splicing factor 4-like isoform X2, which produces MVTHSKSKMVTHSKSKMVTHSKSKMVTHSKSKMVTHSKSKMVTHSKSKMVTHSKSKMVTHSKSKMVTHSKSKMVTHSKSKMVTHSKSKMVTHSKSKMVTHSKSKMVTHSKSKMVTHSKSKMVTHSKSKMVTHSKFQMVVPLSPPLNYNVLDEKMLFHATISVQ; this is translated from the exons ATGGTGACCCACTCTAAATCCAAGATGGTGACCCACTCTAAATCCAAGATGGTGACCCACTCTAAATCCAAGATGGTGACCCACTCTAAATCCAAGATGGTGACCCACTCTAAATCCAAGATGGTGACCCACTCTAAATCCAAGATGGTGACCCACTCTAAATCCAAGATGGTGACCCACTCTAAATCCAAGATGGTGACCCACTCTAAATCCAAGATGGTGACCCACTCTAAATCCAAGATGGTGACCCACTCTAAATCCAAGATGGTGACCCACTCTAAATCCAAGATGGTGACCCACTCTAAATCCAAGATGGTGACCCACTCTAAATCCAAGATGGTGACCCACTCTAAATCCAAGATGGTGACCCACTCTAAATCCAAGATGGTGACCCACTCTAA ATTCCAGATGGTGGTCCCACTATCTCCCCCTCTGAATTATAACGTTTTAGATGAGAAAATGTTGTTTCATGCGACAATATCTGTCCAATAA
- the LOC118938143 gene encoding serine/arginine-rich splicing factor 4-like isoform X1, protein MVTHSKSKMVTHSKSKMVTHSKSKMVTHSKSKMVTHSKSKMVTHSKSKMVTHSKSKMVTHSKSKMVTHSKSKMVTHSKSKMVTHSKSKMVTHSKSKMVTHSKSKMVTHSKSKMVTHSKSKMVTHSKSKMVTHSKSKMVTHSKSKIVTHSKFQMVVPLSPPLNYNVLDEKMLFHATISVQ, encoded by the coding sequence ATGGTGACCCACTCTAAATCCAAGATGGTGACCCACTCTAAATCCAAGATGGTGACCCACTCTAAATCCAAGATGGTGACCCACTCTAAATCCAAGATGGTGACCCACTCTAAATCCAAGATGGTGACCCACTCTAAATCCAAGATGGTGACCCACTCTAAATCCAAGATGGTGACCCACTCTAAATCCAAGATGGTGACCCACTCTAAATCCAAGATGGTGACCCACTCTAAATCCAAGATGGTGACCCACTCTAAATCCAAGATGGTGACCCACTCTAAATCCAAGATGGTGACCCACTCTAAATCCAAGATGGTGACCCACTCTAAATCCAAGATGGTGACCCACTCTAAATCCAAGATGGTGACCCACTCTAAATCCAAGATGGTGACCCACTCTAAATCCAAGATGGTGACCCACTCTAAATCCAAGATAGTGACCCACTCTAAATTCCAGATGGTGGTCCCACTATCTCCCCCTCTGAATTATAACGTTTTAGATGAGAAAATGTTGTTTCATGCGACAATATCTGTCCAATAA